One region of Oceanipulchritudo coccoides genomic DNA includes:
- a CDS encoding YicC/YloC family endoribonuclease, with amino-acid sequence MMYSMTGFGRNQTNFAGMDISVEINSVNRRNLEISVSLPREWQLLERDIQALLRGAFARGKLHVSIQAQPAAAESGFHWDEAGLDSSLRRLGEVAKRQGIDWPPGADALVRLAALNKVDVLLPGSDEISVPLMECVKLAAGELKDMRGTEGAALESDLKDRLSALRGGLTTIGEESSSTVPRYREILFQRLGQANLELDLNDERVLREIAIFADKCDISEEQTRLESHFDQFAECLAAGSPIGRKLEFILQEINREFNTIGSKSNNVEISRHVIEAKNEVERIREQIQNIE; translated from the coding sequence ATGATGTATTCAATGACGGGGTTTGGCCGTAACCAGACGAATTTCGCCGGGATGGATATCTCCGTCGAGATCAATTCGGTCAACCGCCGCAACCTCGAGATTTCGGTTTCCCTTCCACGTGAGTGGCAGTTGCTCGAGCGTGACATCCAAGCGCTTCTGCGCGGGGCCTTTGCCCGCGGCAAGCTCCACGTGAGTATCCAGGCCCAGCCCGCTGCGGCGGAGAGCGGCTTTCACTGGGACGAGGCTGGCTTGGATTCCAGCCTCAGGCGCCTTGGTGAGGTTGCTAAGCGTCAGGGGATTGACTGGCCACCCGGCGCGGATGCCCTCGTGCGCCTGGCTGCCCTGAATAAAGTGGATGTCCTCCTTCCGGGCAGTGATGAAATTTCCGTTCCGCTGATGGAGTGTGTCAAGCTGGCTGCCGGGGAGTTAAAGGACATGCGCGGCACTGAAGGCGCTGCCCTTGAGAGCGATTTAAAGGATCGCCTGAGTGCGTTGAGAGGAGGGCTGACCACCATTGGTGAGGAATCTTCCAGCACCGTCCCCCGGTATCGCGAGATCCTCTTCCAGCGTCTCGGCCAGGCTAACCTTGAACTCGACCTCAATGATGAACGTGTGCTCAGGGAAATTGCCATCTTTGCGGACAAGTGTGATATATCGGAAGAACAAACCCGACTGGAGAGCCATTTTGACCAGTTTGCGGAGTGCCTGGCAGCCGGGAGCCCAATCGGACGCAAATTGGAATTTATTCTCCAGGAGATAAACCGGGAATTTAACACCATTGGATCAAAGTCCAATAATGTCGAAATCAGTCGGCATGTGATTGAAGCCAAGAACGAGGTTGAAAGGATCCGTGAGCAGATCCAGAATATCGAATAA
- the trpB gene encoding tryptophan synthase subunit beta produces MTSTQEIDKSSVPDSSGHFGPYGGCYVPETLMTCLQELTRAYEKAKAEPEFMATWHHYLKTYAGRPTGLYFAENMTRKLGGARIYLKREDLLHTGAHKINNVLGQILLAKRLGKERIIAETGAGQHGVATATVCAKFGMECVIYMGEVDMERQALNVFRMRLCGAEVRGVKTGQRTLKDAVNEAMRDWVASSGNTHYILGSALGAHPFPMMVRDFHSVIGQETRTQIMEAEGRLPDEMVACVGGGSNAIGFFHEFLEDPSVRLVGVEAGGRGISQGEHAARFQGGKMGVLQGCKTYILQNADGQIEPTHSISAGLDYAAIGPEHAWYRDLGRIEYAYASDDDVLKAFKFLCQTEGILPALESTHAIVYAMERAPQMAPEAILCVNLSGRGDKDVSEIERVLKEMGENAS; encoded by the coding sequence ATGACTTCCACGCAAGAAATCGACAAATCAAGCGTTCCGGACAGCTCCGGGCACTTTGGACCATACGGAGGGTGCTATGTGCCTGAAACGCTCATGACCTGCCTGCAGGAACTCACCCGGGCCTATGAGAAGGCAAAGGCTGAGCCTGAATTCATGGCGACATGGCACCACTACCTGAAAACCTATGCCGGGCGGCCGACCGGACTGTATTTTGCCGAAAACATGACCCGCAAACTCGGGGGTGCACGCATCTACCTCAAACGCGAGGACCTGCTGCACACGGGAGCGCACAAGATCAATAATGTTCTCGGTCAGATTCTCCTCGCCAAGCGGCTTGGGAAAGAGCGTATCATTGCTGAAACAGGAGCCGGACAACATGGGGTCGCGACGGCTACAGTATGTGCCAAGTTTGGCATGGAATGTGTGATCTACATGGGTGAAGTCGACATGGAGCGTCAGGCCCTGAATGTGTTTCGCATGCGTCTCTGCGGTGCGGAGGTGCGTGGCGTCAAGACCGGACAGCGTACGCTGAAGGATGCAGTCAACGAAGCCATGCGTGATTGGGTCGCCAGCTCAGGCAACACGCATTACATCCTGGGTTCCGCCCTTGGGGCACACCCATTTCCGATGATGGTCAGGGATTTTCATAGTGTTATTGGTCAGGAGACGCGGACGCAAATCATGGAGGCTGAGGGCCGCCTTCCGGATGAGATGGTTGCCTGTGTCGGCGGCGGCAGCAACGCCATCGGGTTTTTCCACGAATTTCTTGAGGATCCGTCTGTTCGTCTCGTCGGCGTTGAGGCGGGTGGGCGTGGCATATCACAAGGCGAGCATGCCGCGCGCTTCCAGGGCGGGAAGATGGGCGTCCTGCAAGGTTGCAAGACCTATATCCTCCAGAACGCTGACGGTCAGATTGAGCCCACTCATTCAATTTCGGCAGGCTTGGATTACGCCGCCATTGGTCCGGAACATGCCTGGTACCGGGATCTGGGACGAATCGAATACGCCTATGCCTCGGATGATGATGTGCTCAAGGCCTTCAAGTTCCTTTGCCAGACCGAGGGAATTCTGCCCGCGCTTGAGAGTACGCATGCGATTGTTTATGCCATGGAACGGGCCCCGCAAATGGCGCCGGAGGCAATCCTCTGTGTCAATTTGAGCGGGCGGGGAGACAAGGATGTGAGCGAAATTGAACGGGTTCTCAAGGAAATGGGAGAAAATGCATCATGA